In Prochlorococcus marinus CUG1435, the genomic window CATTTAGTAAATTCAATATATAATTTTCATCTTGAGTATTTATGAAATCTCCGAAGTCCAAATCCAAATTACTCTTCCATTTATCAAATAGTGGTTGAAGAGTTTTTTCTAAATCGTTAAGTTCCATTCTTTGTAAAAATGGTTTAGCAAGCCTTTGTAGATTTTTACTTCCCCCCAACCATAATTGGTATTTGTTTTGCCCACTTCCAACAAGTGCTAATTCTGCCATATAAGGCCTGGTACATCCATTCGGACATCCTGTCATTCTGAATAAAATTGTCTTTTGTATTTTTAGATCTAATAGTAAATTTTCAATCCTTTTTAGTACATCAGGTAATATTCTTTCAGCTTCAGTCATTGCAAGACCACAAAGTGGTAAAGCTGGACAAGCTAAAGCGTGTCTTTTTATTTCATTAATATTTTCTAAATTTTCGTATCCAATTTTTGATAGAGATTTTTGAATTTCACCTTTGTTTATATTGGCGATATTACAAAGTAAAATATCTTGATTAGGTGTGAGTCTTAAATCTAAATTATATTTTTTAACAATACTTGTGATAGTACTCTTCTTCTCTCCAGATAATCTCCCTGATAATAATGGTAAACCCACAAAATGGGAGGTTTTATTTTGTTTATGCCAACCTAGGTAATCAATAAGAACTTTATCAGGTTCTTTTCTGATTTTTTTAATTTCTTTTTTGAAATACCTATCAGAAAGTATCTTTTTGAACCATTTAATACCTTTTCTATGAAGAAGATATTTCATTCTCGAATTTTTCCTTGATTTTCTATCACCATAATCTCTTTGAATAGCCACAATGCTTTGTATTAATTCATAAACATCAGGTTCTTCAACATATCCAAGTGGATCAGCAATTCTGGCAAAGGTCTCCTCATTATTATGTGTGCGACCCATACCACCTCCAACATAGAAGTTGCATCCTTCTAAGTTCCCATCTTTAGAAGTAAAGGCAACTATTCCTATGTCATTGGTAAGAAGATCAACAGAATTGTCCCCAGGAACTGTCACGGCACATTTGAATTTTCTTGGTAAATAAGTTGATCCATAAAGAGGCTCATCTTTTATCCCACTAAAAACATTATCTTTAAATTGGAGTTTCCTAATTGCTTCAATATCTTTGTCAGGCTTTATGGTGTACTCTAAATCGCCATCAGCCCAAAGCTCTAAAAAAGTGCCTTGGCCAGCCATTGGTGTAAGAAGATCTGCAACTTTTTTTGCCAATGCTCTTGCAATATTATAGTCTGGCGAATCAAATGGAGCCGCAGGGGCCATAACGTTTCTATTTATGTCACCACATGCAGCTAATGTCGAGCCCATTGAATTAACTATTGTTTGAATTACTTCCTTTAGGTTCTCCTTTCTGATTCCATGCATTTGAAAGGCTTGTCTTGTAGTGGCCCTAAGTGTTCCATTACCTAGTTTGTCAGATAATGCGTCTAATGCTAAAAATAATTTCCCAGGGACTTCACCGCCCGGATTTCTTAACCTAAGCATCATTTGCCAATCTTTACTTTTGCCCGGTCTCCTATTTTCCCTATTATCTTGTTGATAACTACCATGAAATTTTAATAACTGAACTGCATCATTAGTAAAATGATCACTTTCATTGACTAATTCCGTAGCAAGTGGTTCCTTAAGAAATTGACTACTTTTTTTGAAATTTTCAAATTTAGAAACTTCTAGTCCATTTGCTAAACAAACAGTCTCTTCCTTTGCAGAATCTTTTTTCTTTTTTACTTTCTCAACCTTGATCAAAGGACCAAAACATATCTCTTTTTATACATTAGCGAAAAGCTTATTTAACTGGTAGTAAATTATAGTAAGTGAAGTCATATTTTTTTCTTGTCTAAATATTTACTTGAGATAGGAACAGAAGAGTTGCCCGCAAAATTTTCTCATTCTGTTCTAGAGCAATTTAAATCTCTAATAGAATTTGAATTGGATAAAAAGTTAATCAAATTCGAACATTTAGTTGTTACTTCCACACCAAGGAGGATAGTGCTTCTTATTGAAGGTTTAGTTGATTATGCAGAAGATAAGATAATAGAAAGAAAAGGGCCTAAAGCAAATTCAGCTTATTTAAATGGATGTCCTACTAATGCTGCTTTAGGATTTGCTAATAGCTTAGATATAGATGTAGGTGAGCTAGAAATAAAAAATACACAAAAGGGTGATTTTGTATTTGGGAAGAAAATTGAGAAAGGTCTATCAACAAAAATTTCTTTGTCTTCGATTATCCCAAAATTAGTCAAAAGTCTTCAAGGCCCTCGATTTATGAGATGGGGGGCTGGGAATATAAAATTTTCAAGACCTATAAGGTGGATTGCCTCTATTTATAATGATGAAATTCTTGATTTTGAATTTGATGAATGTGATCCAAAGATCAATATAAGTAATAAAACAAAAGGGCATAGGCTAATCAATGATGTTTTAGAAGTTAAGAATCTTGATGACTTTTTTGAATTATTGAAACGAAATAGAGTAATGGCTATTAGAAATGAAAGAAAAGAAAAAATTGAAAGTTTAATAAATCAGGCATCCAAATTTTTAAATCTGAAACCTGACCTTTCAGAAGGATTACTAAATGAACTAACTGATTTAGTTGAATGGCCAGACTTAATTATTGGTAAATTTAGTGAAGAATTTCTTGATCTTCCGGTTGAAGTTCTCTCAACAGTCATGAAAAATCATCAGAGATACGTTCCTCTACTATTGAAAAACGAAAGTTTTACCAAACTAGATTTAAGCTCTGAAAAAAATATTAGTACAACTTTCTGCGTTATTTCAAATGGTCTTGAAGAATCAAATAATAATATTGCCAAAGGTAATGAGAAAGTATTAAGGGCAAGGTTTTCAGATGCAAAATTTTTCGTAGAAAGTGATAAAATAGTGTCTTCAATTGATAGAAATGAAAAGCTTAAATCTGTTTCATATTTGAAAGGACTTGGAAATATATTTCAGAGGGTAGAAAGGATAGAGGAAGTTACAAAAAAAATTCTTAAATTTTTAAATGATAAGTCTTTAGAAGAAAAAAAAATAATAGAAGCGGCTAAATACTGTAAAAACGACTTATGTAGCGAAATTGTTTTCGAATTCCCTGAGCTGCAAGGAATTATGGGTGGTAAATATCTTAAATATGAGGGATTTAGTGAGGATGTTTGCTTGGCTGTCGCGGAACATTATTTACCTTCTTTTTATAAAGATGATTTGCCATCCACAAAATATGGTGCAATAGTTTCCATAGCAGATAAGGTCGAAACTTTAATAAGTATATTTATTTCTGGTAAACGTCCCAGTGGATCATCTGATCCTTATGCTTTAAGAAGAAATTTGAATGGAGTGATTAAAATAATTTGGGATTATGAACTTGATTTACCTTTAGATAAATTATTCAACGAACTTATTGATTTTTGGAAAATCGTATTTCCAAATTTAAACTTCTCAAGAGAAACAGTATTTAATGATTTAAATGAATTTTTAGTTCAGAGAATCGTTAGTCATCTAGAAGAAATATCACTAAGTAAGGAATTAATAAAGGCCGTTTGCTCTTCTGATGAATTATCTCAAAAAAGAGTATTGAATATTGTCGATCTTAAAAATAGGATTAAATCTATTATCAATTTTAACGAAAAGGATAATTTTGTTGAAATCCAGAAGGTAATTACTAGGGTAAGCAAATTAGCAAATAATAGTGATCTTTCAAGAGACGTTCTCTCAACAAGAGATTATGTAAATACAAAACTTTTTGAAAAAGAGTGTGAATTGAAAGTTTTTGAATTTATTGGAGAATTAGAAAAACTTTTTTCAGAAAGTTATTGCAATTATTTGGAACTTTTAAATTTGTTTGAGATTAATGTAAACACTATCGAGGATTTATTTGATAATGAAAAGGGCGTTCTAATAATGTCAGAGGATTTAAAAATAAGAAATAATAGACTCAATTTGTTGAGCTTAATTAGAAATTATTCTCTAAAAATAGCCGACTTTACACTTTTGAACTCTTAACTTTAATTCCTCCCTTTATTGAATAATTTTCTAGCATTTTTTCTACTTCTTTATTTTCCCTAACAGCACTATCAACGGGTTTATATTTTAAAGGTGCTAGGGCTTTCCCTCTTAAAATCGAACCAAGTGTAAGCATTGTAATTTTAAGTTGCTGTAATGGTTTCATGGATACAACTCTTTTGTATAAGTAACTATCAAAAGTAAGTCTTTGAACATCCATATCATCACACATCTCAACAAAGGCTTCTCTAGCAGAATCATTTCTGTAGAAAATATTTTGAAGGATTTCTAGCACCTTATAAGTTGTACCATATTTTTTATCCCATTTTTTAAGATAGTTTTTTAAATCTTGTTCTGATGGAATTACTTGACCATTTTTTGATGCTTCAACAATTTCTTCAGCACACATTCTTCCGCTTTTTGCAGCAAAATAAATACCCTCTCCAGAACTTTTTGTAACATAACCTGCTGCATCACCAACTAATGCCATTCTCCCAACTACCCTTCTTGGCCTTGGATGCTCTGGAATAGGGTGAGCTTCTACCTTTATTACTTCACCATTAACAAGTCTTTTCTTTGCCCTATTTCTTACACCCTCTTGAAGTCCTTTGATTAATGACTGATTCTTTTGCATGGTTCCAGTGCCCACGGCAACATGATCATATTTAGGAAATACCCACCCATAAAAATCAGGAGAAACATCAGTTCCGACATACATTTCAGCAAGATCTTCGTAGTAACTCATTTCTTCTTTAGGCAATTTAATTCTTTCCTGAAATGCTATAGCAACTTTGTAATCACCTGCATCCATTGCTTTTGCGACTCTGCTATTGGCTCCATCAGCTCCGATTAAAAGGTCAACAGTAAGCTCTTTGAGTTCCCCTTTTTTATCTCCATTCGTAAAATCTGAGTAGGAAAGCTTATAGGGCCCTTGATTATTATCCCCTGTATCAATAGAAGTAACTAATCCATTTATTAATGTAGCTCCAAGATCTGATGCTCTGTTGCGCATAAAAGCATCCATAACTTCTCTTCTACACATCCCAATAAATTCATTATCACTTTTCCCATAAACTCTATCTAAACTTATATCTACTTCTCTATTTGATGGAGATATCATTCTCATATGCCTTACTTTTCTATCAATAATTGACTCAGGTAAATCAAATTCTTCTACCATGCAAAGTGGAATTGCTCCTCCACATGGTTTCGCATTATCTAATTTTCTCTCGAAGAGCCAAGTTTTTATTCCCGCTTTAGCTAGTATTTCTGCCGCACATGAACCACTTGGACCTCCACCGATAACAGCTACCCTCAACATATGAAAAAAAATAAATACTGTATATAAAAACTACATCTTTTTTGCTTATAAAAGTGCATTTCTTAAAATAATAGTTAATATCGAAATATCTTTTCCAAATTCAATTCAAAATATTGGAACTAAACAAAGATATTGATCATTTTGATTTACCTGTTGCCAAAAGAAATTACTTAAATAAGTCTAATTCAATACAACTTAAAAAATTATTAATATTTTCTCCATTTCTTTTCCTTCTTTTTTCTTTAACTTCATTGCGATTGCTTAGAAATATGGAACAAGAATCATTTAGAAATCAAAATTATCAGGCTGAGATAAACGACAACTATAGAATTTTGGGCCATTTACCCTATAAAGAAATTCCAAAGAATAAACTAGTTTTAATTGAGCCAAATATTGAAGTTCATATTGATATGCGTGATTCTCTTTTGAAAATGAGAGAAGAAGCAAAAAAGGATGGAATATATTTGATTTTCTTGAGTGGTTATAGATCAATAAATTTGCAAAACGATATTTTTTATTCTTTAAAATCCATCAGGAATCAAGAGGCGTCAGAAAGAGCAAGAGTTTCAGCACCTCCAGGTTATTCTGAGCATAGTACCGGTTTCGCAATTGATATTGGTGATGCAACTCAAAGAGAAACGGACTTTGAGACAGAATTTGAAAATACTAATGCCTTTAGATGGTTAAAAAAGAATGCAGCAAAGTTTCATTTTAAGTTGTCTTTCAACAAAAATAATAAATACATTGATTACGAACCCTGGCATTGGAGATATGAGGGATCGATTGAAGCTTTAAAAGTTTTTGAAACTTCAAATAGAGAACTATGAACTCAATTGATTAATTAAATTATTCAATATGGTTATGTTTTTCAACGTCTTTGAGAGAAAATATTCATAATAAGCATTCTTTGAGTTAGCCTTAATTAAGCAAATCTACTATTTATATAAATTTCATAAATGTCATCTTCAATAAAAGAAATTAGGAATGTTGCAATTATTGCCCACGTTGATCATGGGAAGACAACTCTTGTAGATGCATTGTTATCTCAATCAGGAATATTCAGAGACAATGAAGTTATTCCTACATGTGTAATGGACTCTAATGATCTTGAAAGAGAAAGAGGAATAACAATACTCTCAAAAAATACTGCAGTTAACTTTAAAGACACCAGAATTAATATTATAGATACACCTGGACATGCTGATTTTGGAGGGGAAGTCGAGAGGGTCTTAGGAATGGTTGATGGTTGTTTGCTTATTGTTGATGCAAACGAGGGACCAATGCCCCAAACAAGATTTGTTTTAAAAAAAGCATTAGAAAAAGGACTTAGGCCTATAGTCTTCGTGAATAAAATTGATAGACCAAGAGTAGTTCCAGAAATAGCAGTTGATAAGGTTCTTGATTTGTTTTTAGAATTAGGCGCTGATGATGATCAATGCGATTTCCCTTATCTTTTTGGAAGCGGCCTATCTGGTTTCGCAAAAGAAGAGATGGAATCTAGTAGTGAAAATATGATGCCTCTTTTTGAGGCTATTATCAGACATGTCCCACCTCCAGTCGGTGATTCAAATAAACCCCTTCAGCTACAAATAACTACTTTGGATTATTCTGATTTTCTAGGCAGAATTGTGATTGGGAAAATTCATAATGGAACTATAAAAAATGGTCAACAAGCTAGTTTAATAAAAGAAAATGGAAAAACTATAAAAGGAAAAATCAGTAAATTATTAGGATTTGAAGGGTTACAAAGAATTGATATAAATGAAGCATTCGCTGGTGATATTGTTGCTGTTTCGGGTTTCGATGATGTGAATATTGGTGAGACCATAGCATGTCCCGATTCTCCTCAACCTCTCCCATTAATCAAAGTTGATGAACCCACCTTAAATATGACTTTTGTTGTCAATGATTCCCCGTTTGCGGGTAAAGAAGGGAAATTTGTTACTAGTAGACAATTAAAAAATAGATTGGAGAGGGAACTTTTAACAAATGTTGCCCTTAGGGTTGAAGAAACCGATTCGCCTGACAGGTTTTCTGTTTCAGGAAGAGGTGAATTACATCTAGGTATTTTGATCGAAACCATGAGAAGAGAGGGTTTTGAGTTTCAAATCTCACAACCTCAAGTGATTTTTAGAGAAATTGATAATGTTGAATGTGAGCCTATAGAGACTTTAGTTTTGGATGTGCCTGAAGTGTCGGTTGGTTCATGTATAGAAAAACTTGGATCAAGAAAGGCGGAGATGAAAAATATGCAGACAAGTTCAGATGGGAGAACTCAATTAGAATTTCTTGTGCCATCAAGAGGGCTAATTGGATTTCGTGGTGAATTTGTTCGGATAACTAGAGGTGAAGGTATCATGAGTCACTCTTTTTATGAATATAAACCCAAAACAGGAGATTTTGAAACTAGAAGGAATGGAGTTCTTATAGCTTTTGAGGAAGGTGTAGCCACTTTTTATGCTTTAAAGAATGCTGAAGATAGGGGGGTTTATTTTATTAAACCTGGTGTTAAAGTTTACAAGGGAATGATAATTGGGGAGAATAATAGACCTCAAGATCTTGAGTTAAATATATGTAAAACTAAACAGTTGACTAATATGAGGTCTGCAGGGGCTGAAGAGCTTGATACTTTGCAGTCACCTGTTGATATTACTCTTGAAAGAGCGCTCGAATATATTGGTCCTGATGAAATGCTTGAAGTTACGCCAGATTCAATAAGAATGAGAAAAATAAATAAGAAAAAGTACAAATAATTATTTTGATGAATAAAGAAAGTACAAAAAGTTTTGAAGATGCACTTTTTATTGCTTTAAATCTTTTTAACAATCATCAATGGTATGAGGCCCATGATGCTTTTGAGGAAATTTGGAATACTGTTGATGGTGATGAAAGACAAGTCATTCAGGGAATTTTACAAGTATCAGTCTCGCAGTTTCACTTAAGTAAGGGTAATTTGAATGGTGCTACTATCTTGCTTGGAGAAGGTTTAGGTAGAATAAAAACTAGAACTAAGATTAATTTAGGAATTGATCTTGAATCTTTTTGCCGATGTTTGGAAAATCTATTGAGGAAATTACAATACAAAGAAATTTTAAATGAGAACGACAAACCTTTTTTAAACCCTCTTTGATTAATATGAGTTTACAATTCTTTTTGATTAAATTTTTGCTTTCGATATTATTTTTCTCAAAAAAATAATATCGAAAATCTTTTTAAACGAAGATGAACCTAAAAATTCAAAATGTATCACTCACAATCAAGGGAAGATCGATAGTACATGATGTTTCCATAACTGTAAATCCAGGAGAGGTTGTTGGCTTGATGGGGCCTAATGGTGCTGGGAAAACTACCACTTTTAATATCGCAGTTGGAAATCTAAAACCTGATAAAGGTGAAATTTTAATGAATGGTAAAAATATAACTAATCTTCCACTAGCAATTAGATCAAGACTTGGGTTGGGTTATTTAACTCAGGAGGCAAGTATATTTCGTGATCTCACTGTTAAAGAAAATATAGATTTGGCTTTGAAGAATTCATCTTATAGTCGAGTATTAATTAGAAATAGAAGAGAACAGTTAATTAATGAATTTAATTTGAATAATTTCGTAGATAATTATGGTTATCAACTTTCAGGAGGCGAGAGAAGGAGGTGTGAGATCGCGAGAGCTCTTTCTGTTGGGAGAAAAGGGCCTAAATATTTATTATTAGACGAACCGTTTGCAGGGATTGATCCCTTAGCTGTTAATGATCTAAAGAAACTAATTCTTAAATTAAGTGTTAACGGGGTAGGAATTCTTATTACAGACCATAATGTCAGAGAAACCCTTTTAATTACCAATAAGTCTTATGTCTTAAGTGAAGGAAAAATTTTAGATTATGGATCATCAATTGAATTGGCAGATAGCCCAATAGTCAAGAAATATTATCTAGGCGAGAATTTCAAACTTTGAAATTCCTTTGCAAAATAAATTAAAAATTATTTATTAAATATTTACTCATGTGAGAGTAATTTAAATTATTATTTTATTGTTATGAAATATTAAAGCTGAATAAATTCTATATATGATTTTAGATGATCTTTTTAAAAATTTAATATATGACCCGGTCTCTGTGCTAGGGCTTTTAGTATTTTATATCTTGTTAGTTAATTTACCAATATCTTTAGGGGCAGTTTTCCAAAAAAAGTCCTCTTTTACTTTAAGAATATTTACTATCCTAGTAAATCTATCCATAACATTACAATTACTTTTTAGGTGGTCAATTTCTGGACATTTCCCAATTAGCAATTTGTATGAATCTCTTTATTTCCTTGTTTGGGGGATCTCATTAGGACAACTATTGATTGAAAGGGAATACCAATCTCCAATAATTCCCTCAATAGCTATTCCCGTTCAGTTGTTGACTGTGGCTTTTGCCTGTTTTGTTTTGCCTGATGACTTAAAATTATCATCCAACTTGGTCCCAGCTTTAAGATCTAGTTGGTTAGTGATGCATGTCAGTGTCGTAATGCTTAGTTATGCGGCACTAATAATAGGTTCTTTACTTTCGGCTTCCGTTTTGTTCGTTAATAAAAATAAACCGCTGCAAATTAGAAGTAGTTCTACAGGTATAGGAGGGTTCAAAATTCCTCATAACAACCCTATAAATGATTTGGTTGATCCTATTGAATTTTCTCATGCAGAAGAATTAGATACACTAAGTTATCGTTCTATATTGATAGGCTTTGTTCTTCTTACTCTCGGGTTGATCTCTGGTGCAGTTTGGGCAAATGAGGCATGGGGTACATGGTGGAGTTGGGATCCAAAAGAAACTTGGGCTTTTATCTCATGGTTATTCTATGCCGCTTATTTGCATATGAGAATAAGTAAAGGTTGGCAAGGAAGAAAACCAGCATTATTAGCAACCTCA contains:
- a CDS encoding NADPH-dependent assimilatory sulfite reductase hemoprotein subunit, which translates into the protein MIKVEKVKKKKDSAKEETVCLANGLEVSKFENFKKSSQFLKEPLATELVNESDHFTNDAVQLLKFHGSYQQDNRENRRPGKSKDWQMMLRLRNPGGEVPGKLFLALDALSDKLGNGTLRATTRQAFQMHGIRKENLKEVIQTIVNSMGSTLAACGDINRNVMAPAAPFDSPDYNIARALAKKVADLLTPMAGQGTFLELWADGDLEYTIKPDKDIEAIRKLQFKDNVFSGIKDEPLYGSTYLPRKFKCAVTVPGDNSVDLLTNDIGIVAFTSKDGNLEGCNFYVGGGMGRTHNNEETFARIADPLGYVEEPDVYELIQSIVAIQRDYGDRKSRKNSRMKYLLHRKGIKWFKKILSDRYFKKEIKKIRKEPDKVLIDYLGWHKQNKTSHFVGLPLLSGRLSGEKKSTITSIVKKYNLDLRLTPNQDILLCNIANINKGEIQKSLSKIGYENLENINEIKRHALACPALPLCGLAMTEAERILPDVLKRIENLLLDLKIQKTILFRMTGCPNGCTRPYMAELALVGSGQNKYQLWLGGSKNLQRLAKPFLQRMELNDLEKTLQPLFDKWKSNLDLDFGDFINTQDENYILNLLNENQ
- a CDS encoding glycine--tRNA ligase subunit beta translates to MSKYLLEIGTEELPAKFSHSVLEQFKSLIEFELDKKLIKFEHLVVTSTPRRIVLLIEGLVDYAEDKIIERKGPKANSAYLNGCPTNAALGFANSLDIDVGELEIKNTQKGDFVFGKKIEKGLSTKISLSSIIPKLVKSLQGPRFMRWGAGNIKFSRPIRWIASIYNDEILDFEFDECDPKINISNKTKGHRLINDVLEVKNLDDFFELLKRNRVMAIRNERKEKIESLINQASKFLNLKPDLSEGLLNELTDLVEWPDLIIGKFSEEFLDLPVEVLSTVMKNHQRYVPLLLKNESFTKLDLSSEKNISTTFCVISNGLEESNNNIAKGNEKVLRARFSDAKFFVESDKIVSSIDRNEKLKSVSYLKGLGNIFQRVERIEEVTKKILKFLNDKSLEEKKIIEAAKYCKNDLCSEIVFEFPELQGIMGGKYLKYEGFSEDVCLAVAEHYLPSFYKDDLPSTKYGAIVSIADKVETLISIFISGKRPSGSSDPYALRRNLNGVIKIIWDYELDLPLDKLFNELIDFWKIVFPNLNFSRETVFNDLNEFLVQRIVSHLEEISLSKELIKAVCSSDELSQKRVLNIVDLKNRIKSIINFNEKDNFVEIQKVITRVSKLANNSDLSRDVLSTRDYVNTKLFEKECELKVFEFIGELEKLFSESYCNYLELLNLFEINVNTIEDLFDNEKGVLIMSEDLKIRNNRLNLLSLIRNYSLKIADFTLLNS
- the chlP gene encoding geranylgeranyl reductase; this encodes MLRVAVIGGGPSGSCAAEILAKAGIKTWLFERKLDNAKPCGGAIPLCMVEEFDLPESIIDRKVRHMRMISPSNREVDISLDRVYGKSDNEFIGMCRREVMDAFMRNRASDLGATLINGLVTSIDTGDNNQGPYKLSYSDFTNGDKKGELKELTVDLLIGADGANSRVAKAMDAGDYKVAIAFQERIKLPKEEMSYYEDLAEMYVGTDVSPDFYGWVFPKYDHVAVGTGTMQKNQSLIKGLQEGVRNRAKKRLVNGEVIKVEAHPIPEHPRPRRVVGRMALVGDAAGYVTKSSGEGIYFAAKSGRMCAEEIVEASKNGQVIPSEQDLKNYLKKWDKKYGTTYKVLEILQNIFYRNDSAREAFVEMCDDMDVQRLTFDSYLYKRVVSMKPLQQLKITMLTLGSILRGKALAPLKYKPVDSAVRENKEVEKMLENYSIKGGIKVKSSKV
- a CDS encoding D-alanyl-D-alanine carboxypeptidase family protein gives rise to the protein MELNKDIDHFDLPVAKRNYLNKSNSIQLKKLLIFSPFLFLLFSLTSLRLLRNMEQESFRNQNYQAEINDNYRILGHLPYKEIPKNKLVLIEPNIEVHIDMRDSLLKMREEAKKDGIYLIFLSGYRSINLQNDIFYSLKSIRNQEASERARVSAPPGYSEHSTGFAIDIGDATQRETDFETEFENTNAFRWLKKNAAKFHFKLSFNKNNKYIDYEPWHWRYEGSIEALKVFETSNREL
- the typA gene encoding translational GTPase TypA; its protein translation is MSSSIKEIRNVAIIAHVDHGKTTLVDALLSQSGIFRDNEVIPTCVMDSNDLERERGITILSKNTAVNFKDTRINIIDTPGHADFGGEVERVLGMVDGCLLIVDANEGPMPQTRFVLKKALEKGLRPIVFVNKIDRPRVVPEIAVDKVLDLFLELGADDDQCDFPYLFGSGLSGFAKEEMESSSENMMPLFEAIIRHVPPPVGDSNKPLQLQITTLDYSDFLGRIVIGKIHNGTIKNGQQASLIKENGKTIKGKISKLLGFEGLQRIDINEAFAGDIVAVSGFDDVNIGETIACPDSPQPLPLIKVDEPTLNMTFVVNDSPFAGKEGKFVTSRQLKNRLERELLTNVALRVEETDSPDRFSVSGRGELHLGILIETMRREGFEFQISQPQVIFREIDNVECEPIETLVLDVPEVSVGSCIEKLGSRKAEMKNMQTSSDGRTQLEFLVPSRGLIGFRGEFVRITRGEGIMSHSFYEYKPKTGDFETRRNGVLIAFEEGVATFYALKNAEDRGVYFIKPGVKVYKGMIIGENNRPQDLELNICKTKQLTNMRSAGAEELDTLQSPVDITLERALEYIGPDEMLEVTPDSIRMRKINKKKYK
- a CDS encoding DUF309 domain-containing protein encodes the protein MNKESTKSFEDALFIALNLFNNHQWYEAHDAFEEIWNTVDGDERQVIQGILQVSVSQFHLSKGNLNGATILLGEGLGRIKTRTKINLGIDLESFCRCLENLLRKLQYKEILNENDKPFLNPL
- the lptB gene encoding LPS export ABC transporter ATP-binding protein, coding for MNLKIQNVSLTIKGRSIVHDVSITVNPGEVVGLMGPNGAGKTTTFNIAVGNLKPDKGEILMNGKNITNLPLAIRSRLGLGYLTQEASIFRDLTVKENIDLALKNSSYSRVLIRNRREQLINEFNLNNFVDNYGYQLSGGERRRCEIARALSVGRKGPKYLLLDEPFAGIDPLAVNDLKKLILKLSVNGVGILITDHNVRETLLITNKSYVLSEGKILDYGSSIELADSPIVKKYYLGENFKL
- the ccsB gene encoding c-type cytochrome biogenesis protein CcsB, translated to MILDDLFKNLIYDPVSVLGLLVFYILLVNLPISLGAVFQKKSSFTLRIFTILVNLSITLQLLFRWSISGHFPISNLYESLYFLVWGISLGQLLIEREYQSPIIPSIAIPVQLLTVAFACFVLPDDLKLSSNLVPALRSSWLVMHVSVVMLSYAALIIGSLLSASVLFVNKNKPLQIRSSSTGIGGFKIPHNNPINDLVDPIEFSHAEELDTLSYRSILIGFVLLTLGLISGAVWANEAWGTWWSWDPKETWAFISWLFYAAYLHMRISKGWQGRKPALLATSGFVVVLVCYLGVNFLGIGLHSYGWIFG